A region from the Williamwhitmania taraxaci genome encodes:
- the rpsI gene encoding 30S ribosomal protein S9, protein MEVTNTTGRRKAAIARVYLSEGTGVITINKKPLEVYFPSKVLQYIVKQAFLLSGNDSKFDVKATLVGGGITGQAEALRLGISRALVEVNPEIRAMLKPFGLMTRDPREVERKKPGQPKARKRFQFSKR, encoded by the coding sequence ATGGAAGTAACAAACACCACCGGAAGGAGAAAAGCAGCAATTGCTCGTGTATACCTTTCAGAAGGCACAGGAGTAATTACCATCAACAAGAAACCTCTTGAGGTTTATTTTCCATCAAAAGTGCTTCAATACATCGTTAAGCAAGCTTTCTTGCTTTCGGGTAACGACAGCAAGTTTGACGTGAAAGCAACCCTTGTTGGCGGTGGAATTACCGGACAAGCAGAAGCGCTTCGTCTTGGTATATCTAGAGCTTTGGTTGAAGTAAATCCAGAAATTCGTGCTATGCTTAAACCTTTCGGTTTGATGACACGTGACCCACGTGAAGTAGAGCGTAAGAAACCTGGTCAACCAAAAGCAAGAAAGAGATTCCAATTCTCCAAACGCTAG
- the rpsB gene encoding 30S ribosomal protein S2, giving the protein MPRTNFQELLDAGVHFGHLKRKWNPKMAPYIFMERNGIHVIDLHKTVVKIDETANAIKQIAKSGRKILFVATKKQAKDIVSEKIKAVNMPYVTERWPGGMLTNFPTIRKAVKKMSNIDKLFSDGTFSNLSKREVLQITRQRAKLEKNLGSISDLTRLPAALFVIDVQKEYIAVREAKRLNIPVFAMVDTCCDPTLIDFVIPANDDASKSITLIVDIMAKAIQEGLDERKADKDSDKDSQPKEKKVEGGKMRARKVAPKKDDETAPAEEAAQADEVAPEAAE; this is encoded by the coding sequence ATGCCACGTACAAATTTCCAAGAATTACTCGATGCCGGAGTTCACTTCGGTCACTTAAAGAGGAAATGGAATCCCAAAATGGCTCCTTATATCTTTATGGAGCGTAACGGTATTCACGTTATTGACCTGCACAAAACGGTAGTTAAGATTGACGAAACTGCCAATGCAATTAAGCAAATAGCCAAATCGGGTCGTAAGATCTTGTTTGTTGCAACTAAAAAGCAGGCAAAAGATATCGTATCAGAAAAAATCAAGGCAGTGAATATGCCATACGTTACCGAGCGCTGGCCCGGTGGTATGCTTACCAACTTCCCAACTATCCGCAAGGCCGTTAAGAAAATGTCGAACATCGACAAACTTTTCAGCGACGGAACCTTCAGCAACCTTTCGAAGCGTGAGGTACTTCAAATTACCCGTCAACGCGCGAAACTAGAGAAGAACCTTGGTTCTATTTCGGACCTTACCCGTCTTCCCGCAGCACTTTTCGTTATCGATGTGCAGAAAGAATACATTGCAGTTAGAGAGGCCAAAAGGCTTAACATTCCGGTTTTTGCAATGGTAGATACCTGCTGTGATCCAACACTAATCGATTTCGTAATTCCAGCTAACGACGACGCATCTAAGTCTATCACCCTTATTGTAGACATCATGGCTAAGGCCATCCAAGAGGGACTTGACGAAAGAAAAGCCGACAAGGACAGCGACAAGGATTCTCAGCCTAAAGAAAAAAAGGTTGAGGGTGGCAAAATGAGAGCACGCAAAGTTGCCCCTAAAAAGGATGACGAGACTGCTCCCGCAGAAGAAGCTGCACAAGCAGACGAAGTTGCTCCAGAAGCAGCTGAATAA
- the tsf gene encoding translation elongation factor Ts, which produces MAQVSAADVAKLRKMTGAGMMDCKKALEEANGDYERAQDIIREKGKLIASKRADRDATEGVVLSKVSEDGKKGIIVCLACETDFVAKNNDFIALTNQILDVALSSFPADLAALLALPLNGKTIADVVAEKSGITGEKFNLAYYDKVEAGFCAPYIHTNKKLASLVGFSKTIRLEDAKDIAMQVAAMNPVAIDKDQCPAEVIEKELHIAREQVRLEGKPENMVEKISQGKLGKFFKESTLLSQDFIKDAKVSVEAHLKAVDAEVKVVSFKRFTLND; this is translated from the coding sequence ATGGCTCAAGTTAGTGCCGCCGATGTTGCAAAACTCAGAAAAATGACCGGTGCCGGTATGATGGACTGCAAAAAGGCTTTGGAAGAAGCCAACGGCGATTATGAAAGAGCGCAGGACATTATTCGTGAAAAAGGGAAACTTATTGCCAGCAAAAGAGCCGACCGTGATGCTACCGAAGGGGTAGTTCTCTCCAAGGTTTCCGAAGATGGCAAGAAGGGTATCATCGTTTGCCTTGCCTGCGAAACTGATTTTGTTGCTAAAAACAACGATTTCATCGCTCTTACAAACCAAATACTAGATGTAGCGCTCAGCAGCTTTCCAGCTGATCTCGCCGCTCTTTTGGCACTACCTCTCAACGGCAAAACCATTGCTGACGTTGTAGCTGAAAAGTCGGGTATCACTGGAGAAAAATTCAACCTTGCCTATTACGACAAAGTTGAAGCTGGTTTCTGTGCTCCCTACATTCACACCAATAAGAAGCTTGCGTCCTTAGTTGGTTTCTCAAAGACAATACGTCTTGAAGATGCCAAGGACATTGCCATGCAAGTTGCAGCTATGAATCCAGTAGCTATCGACAAGGATCAATGCCCTGCCGAAGTTATTGAAAAAGAGTTGCACATTGCTCGTGAGCAAGTTCGTCTTGAAGGCAAACCAGAGAACATGGTAGAGAAAATCTCCCAAGGAAAACTCGGTAAATTCTTCAAGGAAAGCACACTCCTTTCACAAGACTTCATTAAGGATGCCAAGGTTTCGGTTGAGGCACACCTTAAGGCTGTTGATGCTGAGGTAAAGGTTGTAAGTTTCAAGAGATTCACTCTCAACGATTAA
- the pyrH gene encoding UMP kinase translates to MVKYKRVLLKLSGESLQGEQNYGISTEMLNAYAQEIGAAVKEGAQVAVVIGGGNIFRGLAGTSKGFDRVKGDQMGMLATIINSLALESALTNQGVKAKVLTSIRMEPIGEYYSAHKARELLNEGVVAILAGGTSNPFFTTDTASALRGVEIEAEVLLKGTRVDGIYTADPEKDPTAVRFEEITFHEAYSKQLKVMDLTAFTMCSENNLPIVVFDMNKPKNLTKVILGEKIGTLVKN, encoded by the coding sequence ATGGTTAAATATAAACGAGTATTGCTCAAGTTAAGCGGCGAATCGCTGCAGGGCGAACAAAACTATGGCATTAGCACGGAGATGCTCAATGCTTATGCTCAAGAGATTGGCGCTGCAGTGAAGGAAGGAGCACAAGTTGCCGTTGTTATTGGTGGAGGAAATATTTTTCGTGGTCTGGCCGGAACAAGCAAAGGCTTCGATCGCGTTAAGGGAGACCAAATGGGCATGCTTGCCACCATTATTAATAGCCTTGCGCTCGAATCGGCGCTTACCAACCAAGGTGTGAAAGCAAAAGTGCTCACATCAATCCGCATGGAACCAATTGGTGAATACTACAGCGCTCACAAAGCGCGCGAACTCCTCAACGAAGGAGTCGTAGCAATTCTTGCCGGCGGCACAAGCAATCCATTCTTTACCACCGATACAGCATCAGCTCTGCGTGGTGTGGAAATTGAGGCAGAAGTGTTGCTTAAAGGAACCCGTGTCGATGGTATCTACACCGCCGATCCAGAAAAAGATCCTACAGCCGTACGATTCGAGGAGATTACCTTTCACGAGGCATACTCTAAGCAATTAAAGGTAATGGACTTAACCGCATTTACAATGTGCAGCGAAAACAATCTTCCCATTGTTGTTTTCGATATGAACAAGCCTAAAAATCTAACGAAAGTAATTTTAGGCGAAAAAATTGGGACTTTAGTGAAAAATTAG
- the frr gene encoding ribosome recycling factor, translated as MTEVKDIVTQTSQKMEKAVMHLENELLTIRAGKASTHVLDNVMVDYYGSMTPLTNVASVLAPDARTITITPWEKKMIDPIEKAILTANLNLNPQNNGEVIRLVIPALTEDRRKDLVKMVKQEAENARVSIRNARRDGNEAIKKAQKDGLAEDVAKDAEVEIQKITDGFGKRVEDIFEKKEKDILTV; from the coding sequence ATGACTGAAGTTAAGGATATTGTGACCCAAACCAGCCAGAAAATGGAAAAAGCCGTTATGCACCTTGAAAACGAGCTTCTTACCATTAGAGCAGGAAAGGCTAGTACTCACGTTCTAGACAATGTGATGGTTGACTATTATGGCTCCATGACCCCCCTCACAAATGTTGCCAGCGTTTTAGCGCCCGATGCTAGAACTATAACCATTACTCCTTGGGAAAAGAAAATGATTGATCCCATAGAAAAGGCCATTCTGACCGCCAACCTGAACCTGAATCCTCAAAACAACGGAGAGGTAATTCGGCTTGTGATCCCAGCCCTTACCGAGGATCGACGTAAAGACCTTGTGAAAATGGTTAAGCAAGAAGCCGAAAATGCCCGCGTTAGCATTCGCAATGCCCGAAGAGATGGGAATGAAGCAATTAAAAAGGCTCAAAAAGATGGCTTGGCCGAAGACGTGGCAAAAGATGCAGAAGTTGAAATCCAAAAGATTACCGATGGTTTCGGAAAAAGAGTGGAAGATATCTTTGAGAAAAAGGAAAAAGATATTCTTACGGTATAA
- a CDS encoding serine hydrolase domain-containing protein, with amino-acid sequence MRRILLYFASCLLLIISVVWLIPSTRYLIKTIKYQEPGIYDRDLFQSAVVESKERTFDLPTGTGFGQVISDSLVQAMASYETTAFLVVKDSTIITERYSLDGDRDSLSNSFSAAKSIVGVLVGAAIADGKIKSVDEPISAYITEFKSHDVGSVTIKELLTMSSGIRWDEGYSSLFGPITKAYYGTNLEGQMFSLGLKAKSGVKFEYQSCNTQLLAMVVERATGMSLPTYTSIKLWKPIGANRSAHWSLDDEGGVAKAYCCFYATARDFARIGLMVLNGGKSITGQTIVDSTYFSQMVAPANRLVDTDGKGVDFYGYQWWLVNYHNKEIIYARGIQGQYIFVIPSDNMVVVRLGHQRSKVKVGQHPTDIFVYLDAAFALLKN; translated from the coding sequence ATGCGAAGAATTCTTCTTTATTTTGCCTCATGCCTTCTTCTGATAATCTCTGTTGTATGGCTTATCCCGTCGACACGGTATCTTATAAAAACGATTAAATACCAAGAACCCGGAATATACGATCGTGATCTGTTTCAATCGGCAGTAGTCGAATCGAAAGAGCGTACATTCGACCTACCCACCGGTACCGGATTTGGACAAGTAATTTCCGATTCTTTAGTGCAGGCTATGGCTAGTTATGAAACCACCGCATTTCTTGTGGTAAAAGATTCTACCATCATTACCGAGAGGTATTCTTTAGATGGCGATCGTGATTCTCTTTCCAATTCTTTTTCGGCGGCTAAGAGTATTGTTGGTGTTTTGGTGGGTGCTGCCATTGCCGATGGAAAAATCAAATCGGTGGACGAACCTATTTCTGCTTACATCACCGAATTTAAAAGTCACGATGTTGGCTCTGTAACCATCAAAGAGTTGCTAACCATGAGTTCGGGTATTCGCTGGGATGAGGGTTACTCCTCGCTTTTTGGTCCAATAACTAAGGCCTACTATGGGACAAATCTTGAGGGACAAATGTTTTCCCTTGGTCTAAAGGCGAAATCGGGCGTTAAATTTGAATATCAGAGTTGTAACACGCAGTTACTTGCTATGGTAGTGGAGCGAGCTACCGGAATGTCTTTGCCTACCTATACTTCCATTAAGTTATGGAAGCCCATCGGTGCCAATCGTTCGGCTCACTGGAGCCTTGATGACGAGGGCGGTGTGGCCAAAGCTTATTGCTGTTTTTATGCAACGGCAAGGGACTTTGCTCGGATAGGGTTAATGGTGCTCAATGGCGGAAAATCTATTACAGGGCAAACGATTGTCGATTCCACCTATTTTAGCCAAATGGTTGCGCCTGCGAATCGTCTAGTGGATACCGACGGCAAAGGAGTCGATTTTTATGGATACCAGTGGTGGTTGGTAAACTATCACAATAAGGAGATAATCTATGCACGTGGGATTCAGGGCCAATATATATTTGTTATTCCTTCCGATAATATGGTCGTGGTGCGGCTGGGTCATCAACGCAGCAAAGTTAAGGTGGGTCAGCATCCTACGGATATTTTTGTGTATCTTGATGCCGCTTTTGCATTGTTAAAAAACTAA
- a CDS encoding prolyl-tRNA synthetase associated domain-containing protein, with product MNGDPKLFELLEKLSISFEYYEHPPTPTIEEAMKYWKDIEATHCKNLFFRNHKGDRHYLVVFDHRKTLDVKTLEGMLHQGKLTFASEERMSKFLGIKPGSVTPLALINDKNNHVKLFIDSDIRKGTKVSFHPCSNTASIVIKTTDLIRFLDYVQNEVEWLDIMH from the coding sequence ATGAACGGAGACCCTAAACTATTTGAGTTATTAGAGAAGTTAAGCATTTCGTTCGAATACTATGAACACCCTCCAACGCCAACAATAGAGGAGGCAATGAAATACTGGAAAGACATTGAGGCGACGCACTGTAAAAATCTTTTTTTCAGAAACCACAAGGGAGATAGACATTACCTAGTGGTTTTTGATCATAGAAAAACACTTGATGTGAAAACCTTGGAGGGAATGTTACACCAAGGAAAGTTAACCTTTGCCTCCGAAGAGAGAATGAGCAAGTTTCTTGGAATAAAACCAGGTTCGGTAACGCCCCTTGCTCTTATCAACGATAAAAATAATCATGTCAAACTTTTTATTGATAGCGACATTCGGAAAGGCACCAAGGTTAGTTTCCACCCATGCAGCAACACTGCCAGTATCGTAATTAAGACAACCGACCTCATCCGGTTTCTTGACTATGTTCAAAACGAGGTGGAATGGCTGGATATAATGCATTAA
- a CDS encoding radical SAM protein, which produces MRRLVGIIQSITPARLLTLAGVCFGFVLSRLLKRPILFSSPSFLTVEPVCGCNLQCPECPVGTNELVRPRGQISLETVDSIIEHLGTKAIWVNLYFQGEPLLHPNLPEIVAHFSKRKIFTSISTNGLLLTAEMVDGLLEAKLKEIIFSIDGASEEEYLAYRKGGSFSKVVGNIQMVAAKRKAMGLLFPRIVFQSLITSANEGNLKNIRRFAKSVGADAVELKTLNLSHAADSNNLLPSKSKFSRYSNLGKKQSRLSCFRLWSNTVIAWDGRMALCCMDKEVDAICGEVFSYPINSWNSVQLNGIRARLLTGVDIPRICSRCSLHTL; this is translated from the coding sequence ATGCGACGATTGGTTGGCATTATTCAATCCATAACCCCTGCTCGGCTCTTAACCCTTGCAGGGGTTTGTTTTGGGTTTGTTTTGTCTCGGTTGCTGAAGCGACCTATACTTTTTTCTTCTCCGTCGTTTCTTACCGTTGAGCCCGTTTGTGGCTGCAACTTGCAGTGTCCCGAGTGTCCTGTGGGAACAAATGAACTCGTTCGCCCACGAGGACAGATTAGTTTGGAAACGGTTGATTCAATAATTGAGCATTTGGGTACAAAGGCTATTTGGGTAAATCTCTACTTTCAAGGAGAGCCCTTACTACACCCGAACCTTCCCGAAATCGTGGCACACTTTTCCAAGCGAAAGATATTTACTTCAATATCTACCAATGGGTTACTCTTAACCGCAGAAATGGTTGATGGGTTGCTGGAGGCCAAACTAAAAGAAATTATTTTTTCGATTGATGGGGCTAGTGAGGAGGAATACTTAGCCTACCGCAAGGGTGGCTCTTTCAGTAAGGTGGTTGGAAATATTCAAATGGTAGCGGCCAAACGAAAGGCTATGGGGCTGCTTTTTCCACGCATTGTTTTCCAATCGCTTATCACCTCCGCCAACGAGGGCAATCTGAAAAACATTCGTCGATTTGCTAAATCGGTAGGAGCCGATGCGGTGGAGTTGAAGACTCTCAATCTTAGCCATGCAGCGGATTCGAATAATTTATTACCATCCAAGAGCAAGTTTTCGCGATATAGTAATCTCGGCAAAAAGCAGAGTAGGCTATCCTGCTTTCGACTTTGGAGTAATACTGTAATAGCGTGGGATGGTAGAATGGCCCTCTGCTGTATGGACAAGGAGGTGGATGCTATTTGTGGTGAGGTTTTCTCATATCCAATAAACAGTTGGAATTCAGTGCAATTAAATGGAATTCGTGCAAGGTTATTGACCGGAGTTGATATACCCAGAATATGTTCTCGTTGTTCTCTCCACACGCTTTGA
- a CDS encoding OmpA family protein, whose product MNRYSTKALLGLAIILLVACVPAKEFRALQDKHQKSEAERERFSDENQALNVKNSELDSKVKVAQADVDRLLADSLRLSQEFKGLSEEHNGLKKRYADLELAQNSLLNSSVSETKKLLKQLQENQVELQRREDALRELERRLNQRKHDLDKLQSDLVTMQTDLESRNARLLELERILSRKDSVVIALRKKVSDALLGFEGKGLTVTVHNGKVYVSLEEKLLFKSGSWEVDPKGADAIKKLADVLAVNSDINVMIEGHTDDVPYNGKDQIIDNWDLSVKRATSIVRIILQNKKVDPKRVLASGRSQFLPVDAAKTSEARQKNRRTEIILTPKLDELLDILDNK is encoded by the coding sequence ATGAATAGATATAGTACCAAGGCATTATTAGGGCTAGCAATCATTTTGCTGGTGGCCTGTGTTCCCGCTAAAGAGTTTCGGGCACTTCAAGATAAGCATCAAAAGAGCGAGGCTGAAAGAGAAAGGTTCTCCGACGAAAATCAGGCATTAAATGTTAAGAATAGTGAGTTGGATAGTAAGGTGAAAGTTGCTCAAGCGGATGTCGATCGTTTGCTTGCCGACAGCCTACGCCTATCTCAGGAATTTAAAGGGTTAAGCGAAGAACATAACGGTCTTAAAAAGCGCTATGCCGATTTGGAATTGGCTCAAAACTCATTGCTCAATAGTAGTGTGTCGGAGACTAAAAAGTTGCTTAAGCAGCTCCAAGAAAACCAAGTTGAGTTGCAGCGTCGCGAAGATGCTTTGCGTGAGTTGGAGCGCAGACTTAATCAGCGCAAGCACGATTTGGATAAACTTCAGTCCGATTTAGTAACGATGCAAACAGACCTGGAATCAAGAAATGCGCGGTTGCTTGAACTGGAGAGGATATTGAGCCGGAAGGATTCCGTTGTAATTGCGCTTAGGAAGAAGGTTTCCGATGCTCTTCTTGGGTTTGAAGGGAAGGGTCTTACCGTTACTGTTCATAATGGAAAGGTATATGTGTCGCTTGAGGAGAAGTTGCTTTTCAAATCGGGCAGCTGGGAAGTAGACCCTAAGGGTGCTGATGCCATTAAGAAGTTGGCCGATGTGCTTGCCGTTAATTCGGATATCAACGTGATGATCGAAGGCCATACGGATGATGTTCCTTACAATGGAAAAGATCAAATCATCGACAACTGGGATTTGAGTGTAAAGCGGGCTACCTCTATCGTTCGGATTATTCTTCAGAATAAAAAAGTTGATCCAAAGCGCGTGTTGGCAAGTGGTAGGAGTCAGTTTTTACCGGTTGATGCGGCAAAAACTTCAGAAGCAAGGCAGAAGAATCGCAGAACTGAGATTATTCTTACGCCAAAACTCGATGAGTTGCTCGATATTCTTGATAATAAGTAA
- the dxs gene encoding 1-deoxy-D-xylulose-5-phosphate synthase: protein MPNRYPLLGKIDNPEDLKKLKEEDLVPVCSELRDFIIDSVSCNPGHFGASLGVVELTVALHYVFNTPYDRLVWDVGHQAYAHKILTGRKSVFHTNRKYKGISGFPNRKESPFDSFGVGHSSTSISAALGMAIAAQKKGEQRQVIAVIGDGSLTGGMAFEGLNNAGANNANILVILNDNNMAIDPNVGALKEYLLDITTSKTYNKFKTDVWNALGKFENLGPKARRLVQKLEGSVKSALLHRSNLFESLNLRYFGPVDGHDVEYLVKILNDLKDIPGPKLLHCITTKGKGYKPAEENQTAFHAPGLFDRETGKQIVVKHEKPLPPKYQDVFGETLLELAIMNPKIYGITPAMPSGCSMNILMDKLPERAFDVGIAEQHAVTFAAGMAAEGDIPFCNIYSSFSQRAYDQIIHDVALQNLPVVMCLDRAGIVGEDGATHHGVFDMAFLRPIPNITIVSPLNEVELRNMMFTAQLDNQGPWVIRYPRGRGELTDWKKPFRALAKGKGQLVREGRDLAILCIGPIGNEAIKAANELSLIDIEVAIYDMRFLKPLDEELLEEVRLRFQKIITLEDGALAGGFGSAVLEYFCSKANMPQVVRLGIPDKFIEHGSPTELYRECGIDKEGIKATAFKLVNENIRVK from the coding sequence ATGCCCAACCGATATCCCCTTCTAGGAAAAATTGACAATCCCGAGGATCTTAAGAAACTTAAGGAAGAGGATCTTGTACCAGTGTGCAGTGAGTTACGGGATTTTATCATTGATTCAGTATCGTGCAATCCGGGCCATTTCGGGGCGAGCCTTGGAGTAGTAGAACTTACCGTAGCGCTGCATTACGTTTTTAACACTCCATACGACAGGCTAGTTTGGGACGTTGGGCACCAAGCTTACGCGCACAAAATTCTTACTGGACGAAAATCCGTTTTCCATACAAACCGTAAATACAAGGGAATTAGCGGTTTCCCCAATCGGAAGGAGAGTCCTTTCGATTCATTTGGTGTTGGGCATTCGTCCACGTCGATATCGGCTGCCTTAGGAATGGCAATTGCAGCCCAAAAGAAAGGCGAACAACGTCAGGTTATTGCAGTTATAGGCGATGGTTCATTGACTGGTGGTATGGCCTTTGAAGGACTCAATAATGCGGGAGCCAACAATGCCAACATTCTGGTAATCCTCAACGACAACAACATGGCTATCGATCCTAATGTTGGTGCGCTCAAGGAGTATTTGCTGGATATAACCACCTCGAAAACTTACAACAAATTCAAAACCGACGTTTGGAATGCGCTTGGCAAATTCGAGAACTTAGGCCCGAAAGCCCGAAGATTGGTGCAAAAACTCGAGGGCTCGGTTAAATCAGCATTATTACACCGAAGCAACCTTTTTGAATCGCTAAACCTGCGCTACTTTGGTCCTGTGGATGGGCACGATGTTGAATACCTCGTAAAAATCCTTAACGACCTTAAAGATATACCAGGACCCAAGTTACTACACTGCATTACCACCAAAGGAAAAGGGTATAAACCAGCGGAAGAGAACCAAACTGCATTTCATGCACCGGGACTCTTCGATCGGGAAACCGGCAAGCAGATTGTGGTAAAACATGAAAAACCGCTTCCACCAAAGTATCAAGATGTTTTTGGTGAAACGTTGCTGGAGCTAGCCATAATGAACCCAAAGATCTATGGAATAACCCCAGCGATGCCCAGCGGTTGCTCCATGAATATTCTTATGGATAAACTCCCCGAAAGAGCATTTGACGTAGGCATTGCTGAGCAGCATGCGGTTACATTTGCTGCAGGCATGGCAGCCGAAGGGGACATTCCGTTCTGCAATATCTACTCCTCTTTTTCGCAACGAGCTTACGACCAAATAATCCACGATGTTGCGCTGCAAAACCTTCCGGTTGTAATGTGTTTAGATCGGGCAGGAATAGTGGGAGAAGATGGTGCTACTCATCATGGCGTTTTCGATATGGCTTTCCTTCGCCCAATCCCCAACATTACTATTGTTAGCCCTCTAAATGAGGTAGAACTTCGAAACATGATGTTTACGGCCCAACTCGACAATCAGGGCCCTTGGGTAATTCGCTATCCAAGAGGAAGAGGAGAACTAACTGATTGGAAAAAACCGTTCCGAGCATTGGCAAAGGGTAAAGGGCAACTTGTGCGGGAAGGTCGCGATTTAGCCATCCTTTGCATAGGCCCAATTGGAAACGAAGCCATCAAAGCAGCCAACGAGTTATCGCTTATAGATATAGAGGTTGCTATTTACGATATGAGGTTTTTAAAACCCCTAGACGAAGAACTTCTGGAAGAAGTACGACTACGCTTTCAAAAAATAATTACACTGGAGGACGGAGCACTTGCAGGCGGTTTTGGAAGTGCAGTGCTCGAGTATTTCTGCAGCAAAGCGAACATGCCGCAGGTCGTGAGGCTTGGAATCCCTGATAAATTTATCGAACATGGATCACCAACCGAACTTTATCGAGAATGTGGGATAGATAAAGAAGGAATTAAAGCTACAGCATTTAAACTAGTTAACGAAAATATTAGGGTAAAGTAG
- a CDS encoding deoxycytidylate deaminase, whose protein sequence is MDQFPYGNKQEQFDRRYLEMAQIWSKNSYCVRRQVGALIVKGRMIISDGYNGTPSGFENICEDEEGKTKAYVLHAEANAITKVAKSNNSSDGATLYVTASPCVECAKLIIQAGIKRVVYLDQYHNTDGLAILKRANIVVDQITL, encoded by the coding sequence ATGGATCAATTCCCTTATGGGAACAAACAGGAGCAATTCGACAGGCGTTACTTGGAAATGGCCCAGATATGGTCTAAAAATTCCTATTGTGTACGTCGCCAGGTGGGGGCACTCATCGTTAAGGGCCGAATGATTATTTCCGATGGCTACAACGGAACACCTTCGGGCTTCGAAAACATTTGCGAAGATGAGGAGGGAAAAACAAAGGCATACGTGCTCCACGCCGAGGCGAATGCCATTACCAAAGTGGCCAAAAGCAACAACAGCAGCGATGGCGCAACCCTTTATGTAACAGCCTCTCCTTGCGTTGAATGCGCCAAATTGATAATTCAAGCTGGAATTAAGCGCGTAGTTTACCTCGACCAATACCATAACACCGATGGCCTTGCGATTCTAAAAAGAGCAAACATCGTAGTTGACCAAATAACCTTATAA